A single genomic interval of Nocardioides nitrophenolicus harbors:
- a CDS encoding ABC transporter permease, with product MLRLTLRNLLARKVRLVMSGLSIILGVAFLSGVLVFSNGLSATFDGIIHGSTPDGVVRAADTASFDGGVSGQTARALTPDDVTRLAGLPQVARADGDVAGFGMSLLASDGTLVGGTGAPTLAFNHTDGPNMDGERALLLTSGRWPGGPGEIVLDEAAAKAGDYRVGDQVKLLAPFGTLERTATLVGTAEFNGGGTAGATLLVFTTEEAQQLFLGGKDVYNQISLTAADGVSQEQLVAAARKVLPDGFEAVTGDKVAEESQDAVGSFLGIISTFLLVFAIIAVIVGGFIIVNTFTILVAQRTRELALLRALGAGRGQVTRSVLLEALVLAVVATTLGIGLGLVLARGLAALFRSIGLDIASAALDLTPRAVVTSYVVGIGVTMAAAYLPARRGAKVAPVAAMRADAVPERGSLRRRTLVGAVLLVIGGGFAVAGVVGAPGSDAAWIGVGAVIWILTVAAISPVVGKPVLALCRSLFGAVFGTTGRLAGENALRDPRRTGATASALMIGLALVSTIGVLAASLNASVDDVVDEQFTADLLVQNSNFLPFSTSIGDDVAKVPGVEVVSRQQWTAAHVASGPGEGDTVSVAGNDAAYAEIYHQDVVSGVASPTGAEAVLFRSVAKELGVKVGDPLDLGFQGGTTLQLKVAGIVESSDTTSEVSIPLDQLVAAGVLRQDSTLSVLIEPGADKAKVRDAVDAAAASAPIVGVFDKQGFADQIRDQVNQLLYIIYGLLALAIVIAVIGIVNTLGLSVIERTREIGLLRAVGMSRAKLRRMITLESVAIAVLGAVLGMVLGLLIGILLQRSLSDDLSSLGLPLGQLLAFLVVAIVVGVLAAVVPAVRAGRLDVLEAIASE from the coding sequence GTGCTTCGGCTGACCCTGCGCAACCTGCTGGCCCGCAAGGTGCGGCTCGTGATGAGCGGGCTGTCGATCATCCTCGGCGTGGCGTTCCTGTCCGGCGTGCTGGTGTTCAGCAACGGCCTGTCGGCCACCTTCGACGGCATCATCCACGGCTCCACGCCCGACGGCGTGGTGCGGGCCGCCGACACCGCGTCCTTCGACGGTGGCGTCTCCGGCCAGACGGCCCGGGCGCTCACCCCCGACGACGTCACCCGGCTCGCGGGTCTGCCCCAGGTCGCCCGTGCCGACGGCGACGTCGCCGGCTTCGGCATGAGCCTGCTCGCCAGCGACGGCACCCTCGTCGGCGGCACCGGCGCGCCGACGCTCGCCTTCAACCACACCGACGGACCCAACATGGACGGCGAGCGGGCGCTGCTCCTGACGTCGGGCCGCTGGCCGGGCGGGCCGGGCGAGATCGTGCTCGACGAGGCCGCCGCGAAGGCCGGCGACTACCGCGTCGGCGACCAGGTCAAGCTGCTCGCGCCGTTCGGGACCCTGGAGCGGACCGCGACGCTGGTCGGCACCGCCGAGTTCAACGGCGGCGGCACCGCCGGCGCCACCCTGCTCGTCTTCACCACCGAGGAGGCCCAGCAGCTGTTCCTCGGCGGCAAGGACGTCTACAACCAGATCAGTCTCACCGCTGCCGACGGGGTGTCCCAGGAGCAGCTGGTCGCCGCCGCTCGGAAGGTGCTGCCCGACGGCTTCGAGGCGGTCACCGGCGACAAGGTCGCCGAGGAGTCGCAGGACGCGGTCGGCAGCTTCCTCGGGATCATCAGCACCTTCCTGCTGGTGTTCGCGATCATCGCCGTGATCGTCGGCGGCTTCATCATCGTCAACACCTTCACCATCCTGGTCGCGCAGCGCACCCGCGAGCTGGCCCTGCTCCGTGCCCTCGGCGCCGGGCGCGGCCAGGTCACCCGCTCGGTGCTGCTCGAGGCGCTGGTGCTGGCCGTGGTCGCCACGACGCTCGGGATCGGCCTCGGCCTGGTCCTGGCCCGCGGGCTCGCGGCCCTGTTCCGCTCGATCGGGCTCGACATCGCCAGTGCGGCCCTCGACCTCACCCCGCGGGCGGTCGTGACCAGCTATGTCGTCGGCATCGGCGTGACCATGGCGGCGGCCTATCTCCCGGCCCGGCGCGGCGCGAAGGTCGCCCCGGTGGCGGCGATGCGGGCCGACGCCGTGCCGGAGCGCGGGTCGCTGCGTCGCCGTACCCTCGTCGGGGCGGTGCTACTGGTCATCGGCGGCGGCTTCGCGGTCGCCGGCGTCGTCGGCGCGCCAGGCTCCGACGCGGCCTGGATCGGCGTCGGCGCGGTGATCTGGATCCTCACCGTCGCCGCGATCAGCCCGGTCGTCGGCAAGCCCGTGCTCGCCCTGTGCCGCTCGCTGTTCGGCGCGGTGTTCGGCACCACCGGCCGACTGGCCGGCGAGAACGCGCTGCGCGACCCCCGTCGTACCGGCGCCACGGCCTCGGCCCTGATGATCGGCCTGGCCCTGGTGTCCACCATCGGCGTGCTCGCCGCCTCGCTCAACGCCTCGGTCGACGACGTCGTCGACGAGCAGTTCACCGCCGACCTGCTGGTGCAGAACTCCAACTTCCTGCCGTTCTCGACCTCGATCGGCGACGACGTCGCGAAGGTGCCGGGCGTCGAGGTGGTCAGCCGCCAGCAGTGGACCGCGGCCCACGTCGCCTCGGGGCCGGGCGAGGGCGACACGGTGAGCGTCGCCGGCAACGATGCGGCCTACGCCGAGATCTACCACCAGGACGTCGTGTCCGGCGTCGCCTCCCCCACCGGCGCCGAGGCCGTGCTCTTCCGCTCGGTCGCCAAGGAGCTCGGCGTGAAGGTCGGCGACCCGCTCGACCTCGGCTTCCAGGGCGGCACCACGCTGCAGCTGAAGGTCGCCGGCATCGTCGAGTCCTCCGACACCACCTCCGAGGTCAGCATCCCGCTCGACCAGCTGGTCGCCGCCGGCGTGCTGCGCCAGGACTCCACCCTCAGCGTCCTCATCGAGCCCGGCGCCGACAAGGCGAAGGTCCGCGACGCCGTCGACGCCGCCGCCGCGTCGGCCCCGATCGTCGGCGTCTTCGACAAGCAGGGCTTCGCCGACCAGATCCGCGACCAGGTCAACCAGCTGCTCTACATCATCTACGGGCTGCTGGCGCTGGCCATCGTGATCGCGGTGATCGGGATCGTGAACACCCTCGGCCTCAGCGTCATCGAGCGCACCCGCGAGATCGGCCTGCTCCGCGCCGTGGGCATGAGCCGCGCCAAGCTGCGCCGGATGATCACCCTCGAGTCGGTCGCCATCGCCGTCCTCGGCGCCGTGCTCGGCATGGTCCTCGGCCTGCTCATCGGCATCCTGCTCCAGCGCTCGCTCTCCGACGACCTGAGCAGCCTCGGCCTCCCCCTCGGCCAGCTGCTCGCGTTCCTCGTGGTGGCGATCGTGGTGGGCGTGCTCGCCGCGGTGGTCCCGGCGGTGCGCGCCGGCAGGCTCGACGTGCTGGAGGCGATCGCGAGCGAGTGA
- the abc-f gene encoding ribosomal protection-like ABC-F family protein gives MITVHQLEVRVGARLLMDDVSFRVGPGDKVGLVGRNGAGKTTLTKVLAGDALPASGSVTNSGELGYLPQDPRVGDPEVIVRDRILSARGLDDAVRRMRAAEVAMASDDPGERDKAFRKFQRAQDELDAGGGYAAETEALQIAQSLGIPDRLMEQPLGTLSGGQRRRVELARILFSSAEVLVLDEPTNHLDADSILWLRDWMKSYKGGFIVISHDNDLLEETVNKVFHLDANRAVIDVYNMGWKNYLTQRETDEARRKRELMNAQNKAKTLTDQANKMRAKATKASAAQQMLKRAEKLMEGVEGERQADKVAAIKFPTPAACGKTPLSAHDLSKSYGALEIFTAVDLAIDKGSRVVILGLNGAGKTTMLRILAGVDKPDTGEVVAGHGLKVGYYAQEHETLDVSRTVLENMQSAAPQLTDTEARSVLGSFLFSGDDVHKPAGVLSGGEKTRLALASLVVSAANVLLLDEPTNNLDPASREEVLNAIRRYEGAIVLVTHDEGAVHALEPDRVLILPDGVEDLWSPDYADLVALA, from the coding sequence ATGATCACGGTGCACCAGCTCGAGGTACGCGTCGGTGCGCGGCTCCTCATGGACGACGTCAGCTTCCGGGTCGGCCCCGGCGACAAGGTCGGCCTGGTCGGCCGCAACGGCGCCGGCAAGACCACCCTCACCAAGGTGCTGGCCGGCGACGCGCTGCCGGCGAGCGGCTCGGTCACCAACTCCGGCGAGCTCGGCTACCTCCCGCAGGATCCCCGGGTCGGTGACCCCGAGGTGATCGTCCGCGACCGGATCCTGTCGGCGCGCGGCCTCGACGACGCCGTACGACGGATGCGGGCCGCCGAGGTCGCGATGGCCTCCGACGACCCCGGCGAGCGCGACAAGGCGTTCCGCAAGTTCCAGCGCGCGCAGGACGAGCTCGACGCCGGGGGTGGGTACGCCGCCGAGACCGAGGCGCTCCAGATCGCGCAGAGCCTCGGCATCCCCGACCGCCTGATGGAGCAGCCCCTCGGCACCCTGTCGGGCGGCCAGCGGCGCCGCGTCGAGCTGGCCCGGATCCTGTTCTCCAGCGCCGAGGTGCTGGTGCTCGACGAGCCGACCAACCACCTCGACGCCGACTCGATCCTGTGGCTGCGGGACTGGATGAAGTCCTACAAGGGCGGCTTCATCGTGATCAGCCACGACAACGACCTGCTCGAGGAGACCGTCAACAAGGTCTTCCACCTCGACGCCAACCGCGCGGTCATCGACGTCTACAACATGGGCTGGAAGAACTACCTCACCCAGCGCGAGACCGACGAGGCGCGGCGCAAGCGCGAGCTGATGAACGCCCAGAACAAGGCGAAGACGCTCACCGACCAGGCCAACAAGATGCGGGCCAAGGCGACCAAGGCCTCGGCCGCCCAGCAGATGCTCAAGCGGGCCGAGAAGCTGATGGAGGGCGTCGAGGGCGAGCGCCAGGCCGACAAGGTGGCCGCGATCAAGTTCCCCACCCCGGCCGCCTGCGGCAAGACCCCGCTCTCGGCGCACGACCTGTCGAAGTCCTATGGCGCGCTGGAGATCTTCACCGCCGTCGACCTGGCCATCGACAAGGGCTCGCGCGTGGTCATCCTCGGCCTCAACGGCGCCGGCAAGACCACGATGCTGCGGATCCTCGCGGGCGTCGACAAGCCCGACACCGGCGAGGTCGTCGCCGGGCACGGCCTGAAGGTCGGCTACTACGCCCAGGAGCACGAGACCCTCGACGTCTCCCGCACCGTCCTCGAGAACATGCAGTCCGCGGCGCCCCAGCTGACCGACACCGAGGCCCGCTCGGTCCTGGGCTCGTTCCTGTTCTCCGGCGACGACGTGCACAAGCCGGCCGGCGTCCTCTCCGGCGGCGAGAAGACCCGGCTCGCCCTCGCCTCGCTCGTCGTCTCGGCCGCCAACGTGCTGCTCCTCGACGAGCCCACCAACAACCTCGACCCGGCCTCCCGCGAGGAGGTGCTCAACGCGATCCGGCGCTACGAGGGCGCGATCGTGCTGGTCACCCACGACGAGGGGGCGGTGCACGCGCTGGAGCCGGACCGGGTGCTGATCCTGCCCGACGGTGTCGAGGACCTGTGGAGCCCGGACTACGCGGACCTGGTGGCGCTGGCCTGA
- the ypfJ gene encoding KPN_02809 family neutral zinc metallopeptidase, protein MRFNPKARLDQSRVRDAGSGGGGGLGGGLGGGGMRLPIPGGKGGVGGLIGVILVVVVTLLLGGNPLSGGGGGTGGLGNVYSPSRLSDAQEGTDRYAGCQTGEDANNSQDCARVAIENSLTSYWRSELGGEFRPEQAVVTFTGSVNTGCGAASSAVGPFYCPSDETIYLDTTFFDDVLEAQLGGPDGSFVEFYVLAHEYGHHISNLLGFMAKVRSQQTGPQSDGVRLELQADCYAGMWAKHATTTEDASGEKLILDLTQDDINQAIEAAKSVGDDYIQKRAGGRVDQEAWTHGSSAQRQKWFMVGFQEGTIDACDTFSAPKV, encoded by the coding sequence GTGCGATTCAATCCGAAGGCCCGCCTCGACCAGTCCCGGGTCCGCGACGCCGGCTCCGGCGGCGGTGGTGGCCTGGGTGGCGGTCTCGGGGGCGGGGGCATGCGGCTCCCCATCCCGGGCGGCAAGGGCGGCGTCGGCGGCCTGATCGGCGTGATCCTGGTCGTGGTGGTCACCCTCCTGCTCGGCGGCAACCCGCTCAGCGGCGGCGGGGGCGGCACCGGCGGGCTCGGCAACGTCTACTCGCCGTCCCGGCTCAGCGACGCCCAGGAGGGCACGGACCGCTACGCCGGGTGCCAGACCGGCGAGGACGCCAACAACAGCCAGGACTGCGCCCGGGTCGCGATCGAGAACTCGCTGACCTCCTACTGGCGCAGCGAGCTCGGCGGCGAGTTCCGCCCCGAGCAGGCCGTGGTGACCTTCACCGGCTCCGTCAACACCGGCTGTGGCGCGGCGTCCTCGGCGGTCGGGCCGTTCTACTGCCCCAGCGACGAGACGATCTACCTCGACACCACCTTCTTCGACGACGTGCTGGAGGCCCAGCTCGGCGGTCCCGACGGCAGCTTCGTCGAGTTCTACGTCCTCGCCCACGAGTACGGCCACCACATCTCCAACCTGCTCGGCTTCATGGCCAAGGTCCGCAGCCAGCAGACCGGGCCGCAGAGCGACGGCGTCCGCCTCGAGCTGCAGGCCGACTGCTACGCCGGCATGTGGGCCAAGCACGCCACCACCACCGAGGACGCGTCGGGCGAGAAGCTGATCCTCGACCTGACCCAGGACGACATCAACCAGGCCATCGAGGCCGCGAAGTCGGTGGGCGACGACTACATCCAGAAGCGGGCCGGCGGCCGCGTCGACCAGGAGGCCTGGACCCACGGCTCGTCGGCCCAGCGGCAGAAGTGGTTCATGGTGGGCTTCCAGGAGGGCACCATCGACGCCTGCGACACCTTCTCGGCCCCCAAGGTCTGA